A genomic window from Mobula hypostoma chromosome 14, sMobHyp1.1, whole genome shotgun sequence includes:
- the LOC134356575 gene encoding LOW QUALITY PROTEIN: eotaxin-like (The sequence of the model RefSeq protein was modified relative to this genomic sequence to represent the inferred CDS: substituted 1 base at 1 genomic stop codon) codes for MKAALCVVVILAALWICCFKQATPAPASIITPECCETFKTTPIPHRRLKSYKKAPLCPTPAVIFTNRKNMRICTIAGEEWVKAAVKYLDRKHQGGRDXVKSSHFNKISRANFERGFNSSRLPSGGESSESTPEIDSV; via the exons ATGAAGGCAGCGCTCTGCGTGGTCGTAATTTTGGCAGCTCTGTGGATCTGCTGTTTCAAGCAGGCTACACCCGCCCCAG CCTCAATCATAACGCCAGAATGCTGTGAGACGTTTAAGACAACGCCAATTCCTCACAGGAGGCTTAAGAGTTACAAGAAAGCTCCCTTGTGCCCGACACCTGCCGTCAT ATTCACCAACAGGAAGAATATGAGGATTTGCACTATAGCCGGTGAGGAATGGGTTAAAGCTGCCGTGAAGTACCTGGACAGGAAACACCAGGGTGGCAGAGACTAAGTGAAATCTTCACACTTCAACAAGATCTCAAGAGCTAATTTTGAACGTGGGTTCAATTCTTCCCGGCTCCCGAGTGGAGGTGAAAGTTCAGAATCGACTCCAGAAATTGATTCAGTGTAG